A genomic segment from Schistocerca piceifrons isolate TAMUIC-IGC-003096 chromosome 4, iqSchPice1.1, whole genome shotgun sequence encodes:
- the LOC124796091 gene encoding putative gustatory receptor 28b: protein MMLKCDSCVQFEELQKVHHILYDLARDINAAYGLQNFAEVTTSLFNVILNIYIAAVNFLHIGAPWFGQSKTEGVRQLLPYVLMSVWRLVIIVYSCDVAIQEANRTEQLVNKLLLLTTLGTCGHWKGLQSFARQIARSRLHYDALGLFSLDRVLLANCVATLTTYLVILVQFGLSGDNKTYEVLNMTVTDKVPFRIKSK from the coding sequence ATGATGTTGAAATGTGACAGCTGCGTTCAGTTCGAAGAGCTACAGAAGGTTCATCATATTCTTTACGATTTGGCTAGAGATATCAATGCAGCATACGGATTACAAAACTTCGCAGAAGTAACGACGTCACTTTTTAATGTTATTCTAAATATTTACATAGCAGCAGTTAATTTCCTTCATATAGGAGCACCCTGGTTTGGTCAATCTAAAACAGAAGGTGTGCGCCAACTTTTGCCATATGTGTTGATGTCAGTGTGGCGCTTGGTAATTATAGTGTACAGCTGTGATGTGGCCATCCAGGAGGCCAACCGCACAGAACAGCTGGTCAACAAGCTGCTACTGCTGACGACACTTGGCACCTGTGGCCATTGGAAAGGACTGCAGAGCTTCGCCCGCCAGATAGCTCGCAGTCGACTCCATTACGACGCTTTAGGACTTTTCTCCCTTGACCGAGTACTGCTGGCGAACTGTGTGGCCACTTTGACGACGTACCTCGTGATTCTCGTCCAATTTGGCTTGTCTGGAGACAACAAAACATATGAAGTTCTCAACATGACTGTAACTGACAAAGTGCCCTTCAGAATTAAATCGAAGTGA